A region of the Conyzicola lurida genome:
GAGCACGACCGCCAGCAGGAAGTTCGGCACGGCGATGATCACGCCGAGGAGGCCGGAGACCCCGAGGTCGAGCGCACGGCGACGTCCGCCGCGGGCGGAGACCGCCGTGGCGACGCCGATCGGGAAGGCGCCGAGGGCGGCGACGACGAAGGCGACGACCGAGAGCATCAGCGTGGCGGGCAGGCGCTCGGCCAGCGTGGAGCCGACCGGGCGCTGCGTGCTGATCGAGACGCCGAGGTCGCCGCGGAACAGGCCGCTGACGTAGTTGGCGAACTGCTCGCCGAGCGGCAGGTCGAGGCCGAGCGCGCTGCGCAGCACCGCGACGGTCTCGGCCGGGGCGGTCGGCCCGAGGGCCGCCCGCACCGGGTCGCCCGGCACGAACTGCACCATAAAGAAGGAGGCGACGAGGACGAGCGCGAGCGCCACGGCGGCGCGGGCGAATCTCTTGATCAGGAAGGCGAGTCTCGGCGAGCCGACGACCGCCAGGAGACGATCCCCCCGACGCGCGGGCGAGGGCTCGGTCGGCGTAGTCGCCGGGACGGCCGTGACCACGGTCGAGGGAATCGTCATGGTGTTATCCCAGCATCCGGATGGTGGTCGGCGCGATTGCGCCCGGACGGTCGAGCGTAACGCCGCTGAGGTACATCGGCGTCTCGGTCTCGGCGAGCGGGAAGATGTCGACCCGCTCGATCAGCTCGGCCTCGGCCTGCTTCCAGATGCCGCACGCCTCGTCGGCGGACTCGGCGGTGAAGGCCTCGGTCGCGAGGGCGTTGTACTCCGGGTTCGAGACGGCCATGAAGTTGTAGCCACCGTTCTCGCTCGTCTCACCGAGGAAGAACAGGCTCAGCACCACGGGGCTGGACGGAGCGAGCTGGATGAATCCGGTGTCCCAGTCGTAGCTCTGGTAGAGGTCGGTCGACCATCCGGCCGGGTCCTCCGCCACGAGGTCGGTGGTGATGCCGAGCTCGTTCCATTCCTGCTGCACCTCTTCGGCCGCGGCACCGTGCGACGGGGTTCCCGCGTCGTAGATGAAGCGGATGGTGAGCGGCTCGCCGTCCTTCGACCGCAGTCCGTCGGAGCCGAGCTCGTAGCCGGCCTCGTCGAGCAGCTCGCCGGCCGCTTCGACGTCGGTGTCGGGGAGGGTCCATTCGGGGCCTCCGGCGACACAGGTGAGCGGGATCTGGTTGACGAGCGACACCGACTCGACGGCGTTGCCGTCGGTCACGAGCTCGCCGACCGCGTCACGGTCGAGCGCGAGGGTCAGTGCCTGGCGCACGCGCACGTCGGCGGTCGGGCGGTCGGCACGCTCGTTGAACAGCATCTCGCCGATCGGGTTGAGCAGGCTCTCGGTCTCGAGGCCGGCGGAGTCGAGGCGGGCACGGTCGGCGCCCACGACGGATGCCGCGTTGAGCTCGCCCGAGAGCAGCAGGTTCGCTGCCGTCGCCTCGTCGGTGATGACGCGGCCGAGGATCTCGTCCGGCAGACCCTCGGTGTCGCTGGTCACGCCGTCGGGGCCCCAGGTGTAACCGTCACGCTTCGTGTAGGTGTACTCCGAGCCCGGGGTGGAGTCGGACAGCGCGTAGAGCGCGGTGCCGTTGGTCGCGTCGGTCAGGGTCTCGGGGTCGTCGAGGCCGGCCTGGCAGACCATCTCGATGCTGCCGGTGCCCTCGAGCAGGAACGGGTTGTTGGTCGCGGAGGTGATGGTGAGCACGTTGCCCTCGGCCGCGGCCGTCATGTCGGCGGTGATGCTCGACCCGAACCAGAACGTGCCGTTCGCGGCATCCGCCTGGTAGGAGATGTTGGCGGCGGCGGTCTCTGCTGTGAAGTCCGTGCCGTCGGCGCAGGTGATGCCGTCCTTGAGCGTGTACGCGATCGAAGTGCCGGTGACCTCCCAGCTGTCGGCGAGCCACGGGATGACCTCGCCCTCGGGGGTCGTGTAGGCCAGCGAGTCGTAGCCGAAGGCGACGAGCGCGCGCTGCACGAGCGAGACGCCGGTGAGCGGCGAGAGGCTGCCCGGGTCGTCGTTCAGCGCGACCGAGAAGGTGCCGCCGGAGACGACGTCGGTGCCGCCGTCCGATCCGCCGGACGGTGCACTGCACGCGGTGAGCGCCAGTGCTGTTGCGAGGGTAGCCGCCGCGACGGCGACTACGTGGTGCTGTCTTTTCATGATGCGTCCTTCGGAGTGTGCGAGGCGAGTGGTGCGGGATTCCCGATCAGGGCCAAGGGACCGGCGGCTTTCACGGAGACTTTGAGGGTGGCGCGCGTCGCGTAGGAGACCGGGGTCTCGAGCACGTCGACGATTTCCACGAGGCGCGGGTCTGCCCCGGCCTGGATCGCACGTTCGATGGCGGTGCGTCCCGCCGCCTCGATGGCGGTCGCGCGGTCGGCGTAGTCGCACATCTGGTCGGCGCGGCCGCCGGCGAGGGCGATAGCGGCTCCCACCGCGTTCGCCACGTTGCCGCGGTCGGGGTGGAGCACCTCGCTCGCGCCGAGCACCCGGTCGGGCACGAGGAATCCGCCGCCGCCGACCACGACGAGCGGGAGGCCGACACGGCCGAGCGACATTCTCTCGACCGCCGCCTCGAT
Encoded here:
- a CDS encoding ABC transporter permease encodes the protein MTIPSTVVTAVPATTPTEPSPARRGDRLLAVVGSPRLAFLIKRFARAAVALALVLVASFFMVQFVPGDPVRAALGPTAPAETVAVLRSALGLDLPLGEQFANYVSGLFRGDLGVSISTQRPVGSTLAERLPATLMLSVVAFVVAALGAFPIGVATAVSARGGRRRALDLGVSGLLGVIIAVPNFLLAVVLIWLFSIVIPLAPSAGWGSVQHAVLPVLALAIGPLAYLARIVHVEMVRVLDAPYITTARSKRMPAHLIYLRHALPNIVTATLTAGGVVLTGLVAGTVLIETVFVIPGIGSTIVSSITTKDYPLIQGVVLMYAVLVLAANLVIDLLLAALDPRSTIAEA
- a CDS encoding ABC transporter substrate-binding protein, giving the protein MKRQHHVVAVAAATLATALALTACSAPSGGSDGGTDVVSGGTFSVALNDDPGSLSPLTGVSLVQRALVAFGYDSLAYTTPEGEVIPWLADSWEVTGTSIAYTLKDGITCADGTDFTAETAAANISYQADAANGTFWFGSSITADMTAAAEGNVLTITSATNNPFLLEGTGSIEMVCQAGLDDPETLTDATNGTALYALSDSTPGSEYTYTKRDGYTWGPDGVTSDTEGLPDEILGRVITDEATAANLLLSGELNAASVVGADRARLDSAGLETESLLNPIGEMLFNERADRPTADVRVRQALTLALDRDAVGELVTDGNAVESVSLVNQIPLTCVAGGPEWTLPDTDVEAAGELLDEAGYELGSDGLRSKDGEPLTIRFIYDAGTPSHGAAAEEVQQEWNELGITTDLVAEDPAGWSTDLYQSYDWDTGFIQLAPSSPVVLSLFFLGETSENGGYNFMAVSNPEYNALATEAFTAESADEACGIWKQAEAELIERVDIFPLAETETPMYLSGVTLDRPGAIAPTTIRMLG